The segment CGCTCAATTATTGTTTTTAAATGCCCAGGATAAGGAAAAGGATATAACACTGTATATAAATTCACCTGGTGGTATGGTGACAGCAGGGCTTGGAATTTATGACACTATGAATCATATATCTTGTGATGTTGCAACTGTATGTATTGGTATGGCTGCAAGTATGGGTGCATTTCTTCTTTCATCAGGAACTAAAGGAAAAAGATTTGCTCTTCCAAATTCAGAGGTTATGATACATCAACCATTAGGTGGAGCGAGAGGTCAAGCAACAGATATACAAATAGTTGCAGAGAATATATTAAAAACAAAACATAAGTTAGCAGAAATATTAGCTAAAAATACTGGTCAAAGCTTTGAGAAAGTTATAGCAGATACTGACAGAGATAACTATTTATCTGCAGAAGAAGCACTAGCTTATGGTTTAGTTGATAAAGTATTGGAGAAATAATAATGATAGATGAAAAAGAATTTTATTGTTCGTTTTGTGGTAAAAGTGAAGAAGAGGTAGACACATTATTTTCAAATGAAGATTCTACTGCTTTTATTTGCAACGAATGTATTGTAAATAGGGAAATGGATATAGAAGAAGAATCACTTCCTTATTTTGACGATTTTAACTTATTAAAACCTAAACAAATTAAAGAAAAATTAGATGAATATATTATTGGTCAAGAACAAGCTAAAAAAGTATTATCTGTTGCAGTATATAATCATTTTAAAAGATTATCTATATTAGATAGTGAAAATAATGATATAGAAATGCAAAAATCAAACATTTTATTAATTGGACCAACTGGTTCAGGTAAAACTTTACTAGCTCAAACATTAGCTAAAATACTAAATGTACCATTAGCAATTGCTGATGCTACAACTATTACAGAAGCAGGATACGTTGGAGATGATGTAGAAAATGTACTTTTAAAATTAATAAAAGCTGCTGATTATGATATTGAACTTGCCCAAAGAGGAATAATATATATAGATGAAATTGATAAGATTGCAAGAAAGTCTGAAAATACTTCAATCACACGTGATGTTTCAGGTGAAGGTGTTCAACAAGCATTACTTAAAATAGTAGAAGGTACAGTTTCTTCAGTTCCTCCTCAAGGTGGAAGAAAACATCCAAATCAAGAAATGATAGAAATTGATACTACAAATATTTTATTTATTGTAGGTGGTGCATTTGAGGGACTTGAAGCAAAAATAAAGAGAAGATTAAATAAAAAACAAATTGGTTTTGGTATAGATATTGATAAAAATGAAGAATTAGATGATATGACAATATTTGAACATGTATTACCTGAAGATATTAGAAAATTTGGTATAATACCAGAATTAATAGGTAGATTACCTGTAATTACAGCTTTATCTGAATTAAATAAAGAAGCTTTAGTATCAATACTTACAAAACCAAAAAATGCAATAACTAAACAATATAAAAAATATTTTGAATTAGAAGATGTAGATTTAATTTTTGAAGACGATGCAATAGAAGAGATAGCTGAACTTGCATTAAAAAGAAAAATTGGGGCTAGAGGTTTAAGAAGCATTATTGAAAACACTATGCTTGATTTAATGTATGAAATTCCATCAAAACATGATGTGAATGAAGTTAGAGTTACAAAAGAAATGATACTTGAAAAAAATGAATTATTTATAAAAAGTGAAAGAGGGAAGAATTAATGAATAAAATGGAAATGTTACCTTTTATTCCAACTAGAGAAATAGTTTTTTTTCCACAAGCAGTTATGCCTATAATGGTAGGTAGAGATTTTAGTAAAAAAGCCATTGATTATTCTGTAGAACATACAGATGGTAAATTAGTTTTAGCGATACAAAAACAATCAATGAATGAAGAAATTCAAGGTATAGAGGATGTTGAAACTATAGGTGTTATA is part of the Streptobacillus canis genome and harbors:
- the clpP gene encoding ATP-dependent Clp endopeptidase proteolytic subunit ClpP; translation: MSLVPYVIENEGNGERTYDIYSRLLKDRIIFLSGEINTEMANAIIAQLLFLNAQDKEKDITLYINSPGGMVTAGLGIYDTMNHISCDVATVCIGMAASMGAFLLSSGTKGKRFALPNSEVMIHQPLGGARGQATDIQIVAENILKTKHKLAEILAKNTGQSFEKVIADTDRDNYLSAEEALAYGLVDKVLEK
- the clpX gene encoding ATP-dependent Clp protease ATP-binding subunit ClpX; the encoded protein is MIDEKEFYCSFCGKSEEEVDTLFSNEDSTAFICNECIVNREMDIEEESLPYFDDFNLLKPKQIKEKLDEYIIGQEQAKKVLSVAVYNHFKRLSILDSENNDIEMQKSNILLIGPTGSGKTLLAQTLAKILNVPLAIADATTITEAGYVGDDVENVLLKLIKAADYDIELAQRGIIYIDEIDKIARKSENTSITRDVSGEGVQQALLKIVEGTVSSVPPQGGRKHPNQEMIEIDTTNILFIVGGAFEGLEAKIKRRLNKKQIGFGIDIDKNEELDDMTIFEHVLPEDIRKFGIIPELIGRLPVITALSELNKEALVSILTKPKNAITKQYKKYFELEDVDLIFEDDAIEEIAELALKRKIGARGLRSIIENTMLDLMYEIPSKHDVNEVRVTKEMILEKNELFIKSERGKN